The following is a genomic window from Peromyscus leucopus breed LL Stock chromosome 12, UCI_PerLeu_2.1, whole genome shotgun sequence.
tgtTTATGTACCTTCGGGCATCAGGACAGGCCCAAGCCTTGCAGTATGCCTTTTTCGCTGAAAAGTCTGCAAGTAAGTGGTCAACTCCCTCAGGAGCCTCTTGGAAAACAGCGTCTGGGCAACCAGTCTCCTCGGTTGGCGTTCTTGGTAAGTACATTCTTTATACCTGCACATTTCTTTTAATccattgagaatttcatgcatgcgtAAATTATGTTCGGATCaagtcccttcctccatccccttcCCTTCAATTCCTCCCTTAGCCTCCCCGACCACTATTTTCTCTCAATtccatgtgctctctctcctATTTAAAACCACACGGGTGTCTTAGTGCTGCATGGGTGTGAGGCACGGGTCACCTCTTGGGAGGGTGGGCTCAAcctaaaagaaaactgactctccctctgccAACAGCCAGCAATGGCCAATAGCCCTCAGCCGGGGTGGGACTTCCTGCGCCCCTCCCCTGTATGCTGGATTTCTGTCTACTTGCTCTGTTGAAGCTCTTGTGAGTCTGTCAGAGGTGTTTTCAGTTCAGATGCACAAATGCACTGGTGtgtaaaaaacacacacacagcacatttcAAATGTTGTTCGCTTGGGGCTGTTGGATGCTAAATTCTTGGTTGAACTTAGTGCTCACATTAGCTTTTGTACATGAACCCTCTCCATCCTGTGGGTCAGCCCCAGGGACCTTTCAACAGTAGCAGTCCCGTCCACACATAGGCCGTAAGAGTGGAGTTTACGTCTGACTCTGTCTGCTCCATCTGCCTTGAATACTTTGGCAAAGCTGTTGAAATGAGAAGAGTGACttctccaattttttaaaatactgttttgacTCTTCTTGAATTTCTGTATGAATTTTAGAATCTACTGCTAATTTACACAAAAAAAGTTGGGATGGCCCAGAGCTTGCCTTGGTTCTACAGACCAATTTGATATTTCTACTTAGCAATATTAATTTTTTCCTGGTCTGTGAGCCATGGATGTCCTTCAATTTATTTAGGTCTTCTGTGatgcttttttcccttttctctccctttcccttttccttccttccttctttattttttcttttcttgttttcaatgTTAAGTCTCAAACTCcgggccttgtgcatactaggcaagtactttaacaCCGAGCAACATGATTTTTTCAATAGTGTTTCATTAATTTTAGTGCAGAAGCCTTCCTTTGTTAAATGTATTCCTTTAAGCATATTATTTTTGATGTTATCACAGGTagaattatttttcctcttttcataCAGATTGTTCATTGCTAATGTGTGGAatatatttggggctggagagatggctcagtagttgggAGTACCTGGTTTGAAAGCATGAACATCAGAGTTtagaccccagcacccacgtaaccCCAGCTTCAAGGGGGACAAGGACAGGAGGGTCACAgagcttgctggcttccagacGAGGTGACAAGACACAAGTCCCCACCCTCTTAAGAGAGGAGACCCTGTTTCCAGAGGAATAGGCAGTGACAGAAGAGGACACCTGCTTCCTTCTGACACCCGcgacatgtacacacagagaaagaaatgttaaagagAACACAATGGCTTTTATATGCAGGTTTTTATATCCTGGAACTTCACTGGGCTTGTTCATTAGTTTTaatagcttttgtatatatatgaatatgaatcctactgatttttatttcttctggagCACTTAGCCATGCATGAACTCTTACTCAATACATTTATGTTCACTGACcaatccttatttatttatttatttatttatttatttatttatttatttgagacagggtttctctgtgtagttttggttcctgttctggaactcactctgtagaccaggctggcctccaactcacagagatccgcctgcctctgcctcccaagtgcttggattaaaggtgtgtgccaccactgcccggtggccTCCAATCCTAATATTCTTAATCATCTTTGGAGCTAGGGATAGAAGCCGGGGGCCCGTGCATGATCAGCGCACACTGTGGCAGTGAGCAGCAGCACTTTGCCCGGGTCAGTCTTTTAAAATGCCACTTTGCCCCGATGCCTTCTACCAGTGTCCACCTGTTCAGCAAATgatgtttctttcctttgctcttaATCTGTAGGCTTGGGAACAATGGGTCGAGGCATTGCCATTTCTTTTCTAAGGGCTGGGATTCCCGTGGTCGCTGTAGAGTTGGACCTGAAGCAGCTAGATCTTGCAAAAGGGATGATAACTGCCACCTTGGAAAAAGAAGCATCCAAAATGCAGCAGAATGGCCGCGCTCCAGCAAGACCCAAACTTAGGTTTTCCTCATCCACAAAGGAGCTTTCAAGTGTGGATTTAGTGGTTGAAGCAGTGTTTGAAGATATGAACCTGAAGAAGCAGGTCTTTGCTGAACTGTCAGCCCTGTGCAAGCCAGGAACCTTTCTGTGCACCAATACTTCAGCCCTGGACGTGGATGAGATTGCGTCTTCCACAAATTGCCCTCAGCTGGTGACTGGCACCCACTTCTTCTCCCCAGCTCATATCATGAAGTTATTAGAGGTTATTCCAAGCCGATACACTTCCCCCTCTACCATTGCCACTGTTATGACCTTATCAAAAAAGATTGGAAAGATTGGAGTCGTTGTAGGCAACTGCTATGGATTTGTTGGGAATCGAATGCTGAGCCCCTATTACAACCAGACGTatttcttgttggaggaaggttGTAAACCAGAGGATGTAGATGGGGTCTTAGAAGAGTTTGGTTTTAAAATGGGACCCTTTAGAGTGTCTGACCTGGCAGGACTAGATGTGGGTTGGAAAGTTCGCAAGGGGCAAGGCCTTACTGGACCTTCCTTGCCACCAGGAACTCCTGCCCGTAAGCGGGGCAATAGCAGATACTCCCCACTTGCTGATATGCTCTGCGAATCCGGGCGATTCAGTCAGAAGACAGGTAAGGGTTGGTATCAGTATGACAAACCACTGGGTCGGATTCACAAACCTGATCCCTGGCTTTCCAAGCTCCTGTCACAGTATAGAGCAACCCATCACATTGAACGGCGCTCCATCAGCAAGGATGAGATCCTGGAGCGCTGCCTGTATTCCCTCATCAATGAGGCATTCCGcatcttgggggaggggatggctGCTAGCCCAGAGCACATTGACGTCATCTACTTGCATGGGTATGGGTGGCCAAGGCACATGGGTGGGCCCATGTTCTATGCTGCCTCAGTTGGGCTGCCCACAGTTCTAGAGAAATTGCAGAAATATTACAAACAGAACCCTGATATCCCCCAACTGGAACCCAGTGACTACCTGCGAAAGCTGGTTGCCCAGGGAAACCCTCCCCTGAAAGAATGGCAAAGTTTGGCAGGGCCTCACACCAGTAAACTGTAATTTAGCCTTCTGTATTTTGCCACACATGTTGGCATCTAATTTCAGATTGTTCTGAGgtacagatgatgatgatgatgatgataatgatgatgatgatgatgatgacgggTCAGCAAAAGCTCCTCTCTATATCTTTCTACCAGATGTGCCTTAGCAAATCAACAAGAAGTGGCATATACGTGAAATTGACCATTTTCAGCCATGTGAAATAATTGTAACATGATGTACAATGGGTTACAATGTAACCCGTTGTAACATGATGCTGGGTTAGGGCACTGCTCTGAgtaagaagaggcaggcagaaaaggcCACACACAATTTGGATATAGATATGAAATTCCAGAATATACAGATCTGTGGACAGACAGTAGATGAGTGGTCCAAGACTGTAATTGTTAGAAGTTAAAATTACTGCTGATGGATACAGAATATCTTTGGGGGAGGTTgataaatttttctaaaattactcTAGTGGTGGTTCTGTAGTGCTACAAATATACCAAAACACACTAAGTTGAATGGTTCAAATGAACTATGttgtctatatattatatatctcaataaagttaataaaattaatgGAAATAAGGCTTCTcattatgtaaaaatgttttcatagtaTTTTCACCTATTTTAAGCAAAGTCATTGTAATTTCTGATGGAGACCTCTCAAGTGAATGGAGTATAAATATCCCATTGGAAAACAGCGTGGTGAGGGGTGGTGATGTCAACACAGGAGCCTCAGAGGTTCAAGGGCTGGGGTGGGCAACAGGGAACCCATCTCAAAGCTCACATAAGCAAGAAACGAAGAGTGTGACTTGCATTGTAAGTCAGTTTAGAATTTTTAATAAGGATTATTAGCATTTGGGTAATTTGATTGGAATTCAGGGCATTCTAAAAGAATTCAGTGGGCAGCTCAGCAGCCACGTGAGTCTGATACCACGAGTTCAGTTTCtaaaacccatgtaaaggtggaaagacagaaccaactccacagagttgtcctctgacctggacACATGTGCGATGCTGTGCACATGCCCCCTCCATGTTGATAAAAATATTAGACCTTACTTTCATCCTACACTAGCCATTCTTCATAGACACCGGAAAAAAACAACCTCACAATTTACATGGCAGCACAGAAAGACAAGGCTAGCCAAAACACTTTGAACAAACAGAATGCTAGGGGGAGACTCACCTGCCCAATTCTGCTACAGAaccaaagtaataaaaatgtcacCGTGCTGGCACAAATGAGTACAGAGCTCAGTGGAATAGAATCGGGGACCTGAAAGTCCATGCAGCTGCAGCTACTGACCTTTGACAAAGATGACAAAAAGATACActgcagggagctggagagatggctcagaggttaagagcactgactgttcttccagaggtcctgagttcaattcccagcacccacatggtggctcacaaccatctgtaatgagatctggcgccctcttctggtgtgcggttatacatgctgtatacataataaataaataaatttaaaaaaaaaaaaagatacactgcAGAAAggacatcttcaacaaatgatgctgggaaacCTGGTCATCCATATGCAGAggaatgaaaacagattttttttaatctcttaccttgcacacacacacacaaaacccttcAACTCCATGCTGGTAAGTGGGGTTCCATGGACACCCAGACATGACAAGCTAGTGCcactgctcttggttaccctccaacTTGAcagtaagatcctattgctgaagacactatgtaCTTGAATCAGAACACAGtgaaatcaagctggtgctgaCCTGGAAGCTGacctgctggctagttttcatggtgctggaaggtgctgtgccTTTTACTAGAAGATACAAATGATCATCAGCCTCACATAGCTGTGGATCCAGTAACAATAACAATGACTGGCCTGatgcaacagtggcatgaatgttggggtaaccaaccactttttgcaTGAATCTAAGACCTGCTCCGTGCAATGGAACCCACACCTGTCACTGGGAATGGAGCCAAGAACCAGTAGCTAaataggtcataggccctagggggaAACCTATACCATTCTGCTAAATGAAGATAGTATttaaatgactcctgatgactttattgctatacccataggtCAGTGTATCTCACAATCTTCTTCAGAGAAGTTTCTTGCACTACTTGGCAATTAGCACAGAGACCCCTCCCCGCTACTGATCAATATGCAGAGAATTAAAAGACTATGGAGTGTTCAACCCTAAATGGACATACATGCCACACCCCTCCCTACCAAAGCTCAGGGATTTTCATGGaagaagggggcagaaagagtgtaagaggcaggggtggtggtgataACTCCAAGGAAACGGtattttctggacacaacagagCAGTTGCACGTATACGCTCACAATGTTTGTGACAGTATGCACAATACTTCACAAAGCTCAAGCCAAGTCACAGCCTGTGTTGGGCCCCATAAGGCCTGGGCGGGAGGCCCAGGGTAACTTCCTGAGCCCAGCTTGAGTTTGGCGACCTGTCCTGGGACATGACTTCCTCATACAAGTGACTCAGCACTACCCGACCTAGAATCacctctgcctagtaactgctgagatggcatcatctcattgtCCCACTATCCTCACCCCATCCACCCCCATCACCCCAACCTATATAAGTTCATTCCTGATGCAATAAAGGGAGTTCCTGCTTCATCAAGACTCCCGGCCCAGTGTGCTGCTCTCCAGTGGACAGGGGGAGGTCTGGGCCATCTGATACTCACCATCCTGCTCAGTCCCAGGGAGAAATTGGCTGGACCAGTCCTGCCTCCGTCCTACCTGTGGGTCAGACAGACAAGCATGGAGACCCTACGTGGACACAAAATCCCACCAGTAGCCAAGCTTCTGGAAGAGGGAGAGttgtgtaggtggagttttcctgtcttgaagctgctctcaaataatcactcagaggcttaatattaattacaattgctcggccaatagctcaggcttgttactaacagGCTTATTACTAATCAGCTCATACATTTTAAGCTAattcatattctttatttatgaTCTGCCACGTGGCAGTGCCTTTATTAgcacgttcatctcctgctccctctgcatctggctggtgaccccagactccacccttcctcatcccatcattctcagtttggctttcccacctaacttttatcctgtttagctattggccagtcagcttctttagtaaaccaatcatagcaacttATATTCACATAGTGTACAGAAGAGCAAAGCAGAGTTGGTTTTCATCAATGGTGTGACACTGAGTAGGTTGACCACATTCCTGGGCAAGCTCCACTTCCAAGAGTAGTTGAGTAACACAAATTGGATTTGGgttttttacaaaaagaaaaaaagactggaAGTTGGGTGGATAAGAAGGTGAGAGGAGAGGAATTGAGGGAAAGAGGGTAATATGGTCAAATTACATTGTgtagaattctcaaagaataaatcaaaagctaactgttttttttttttgttgttgttgttgttttttaatctcaACTCTAAATAGACTGAGGACCTCCATGTAAGACCTAATACTCTGAAAAAGTAGGACACATACTTTCAGTGACAGGCACAGGTAAGGACTTTCTGATTAAGATTCAGGAAATCAGACCAACAGTCAGATGCCAACTGGGACCTCATGGCATCTATACAGTAAAGGAAACTGTGAAACCAGCAAATGGGCAGCACACACAGTGTGAGAAagtctttgccagctatacacTGAAGAGGATGAGTAtctagaacatataaagaactcaggagtAAAcgttaagaaaataaacaacccaatttaaataTTGGCTGTAGAACTGGACaggaagttctcaaaagaagaaatagaaatgaacagCTAGGAAGCCATTgggggaaatgcagatcaaaactaTGTTAAGACTCCATCTCACCCAGTCAGCATGACCATCATCAGTAATACAGATGATAACAAATGCTGATGTAGATATGGAGAAAGGGGGACCCTGCTAcattgatggggggggggtgtggacTGGTGCAGTTCAGAAATCAGTctggaaatttctttaaaaacaagaaatagagCTGCCATCTATGATCCTGCTACACCACTCCTGGGTACACACTCAATGGACTTAAATGCTTCTACAGAATCACTTGGACATCTGCGTGCATTACTGCTTTGCTCATAACACCTGTGAAGTGGAATCAACCTAGATGGAACCAATAGAAGGCTGTATAAGAAatgtgtggtacatatacacaatggaatttttttttttttcgagacagggtttctccatgtagttttggttcctgtcctggatctcgctctgtagaccaggctggcctcgaactcacagaaatccacctggctctgcctcccaagtgctgggattaaagtcatgaaccacaatggaatattactcagctataaaaaatgaaattttcaggtaaatggatggaatgaaaaaaaatcacactgagtGAAGTCCCTCACTAAAATATGAACACGGTGCTTCCTCTCATATGAGATCCCAgcttcaaatattttgttttgtgtgtttaacttggagcACAAGTGTAAGCAAAGCAACTCAAAAGGAGCCCTTGGGGCACATAAAGGAGGATGACAGGAGAGTATAGGTGAAATGAAAGTCTTGAGGTGGAATACTGGGGACAGAAAGGCTTAAGCAGGGAAGAGAATGGGAATCTAGGAATTCAGGGGGTGAACAGAAGGACTGATCTCAAAGAAAGGGGTAGAAAAGCCACATGGAAGCCTACTATCTCACAGGCCAccttaaaaagaaattacagccaggtacagtggtgagcacccttaatcccagcacttgggaggcagagacaggctgatctctgtgagttcaaggccagctggtctacacagacagaccttgtctcagtcCATGGATCAATAAACAGAGGGATAGCAGAACACAGGTaacatggaagaggaaaaaggataCTGACTCGGGGGGACCCTGCAGGTGTCAGGTAGAAAATGGACCTTAAAAAGGTGAGAATGAAAATTCAGTTCAGGTTGACTTTGTAAACCTGGCTCAAACCTCAGGGAGTCTGATGCCAAGTGGTTCATTGCCAGCA
Proteins encoded in this region:
- the LOC114687893 gene encoding peroxisomal bifunctional enzyme — its product is MDGIFVEAIAKVRKQFPGHLAPETCVRSVQASVKHPYEVGIKEEEKLFMYLRASGQAQALQYAFFAEKSASKWSTPSGASWKTASGQPVSSVGVLGLGTMGRGIAISFLRAGIPVVAVELDLKQLDLAKGMITATLEKEASKMQQNGRAPARPKLRFSSSTKELSSVDLVVEAVFEDMNLKKQVFAELSALCKPGTFLCTNTSALDVDEIASSTNCPQLVTGTHFFSPAHIMKLLEVIPSRYTSPSTIATVMTLSKKIGKIGVVVGNCYGFVGNRMLSPYYNQTYFLLEEGCKPEDVDGVLEEFGFKMGPFRVSDLAGLDVGWKVRKGQGLTGPSLPPGTPARKRGNSRYSPLADMLCESGRFSQKTGKGWYQYDKPLGRIHKPDPWLSKLLSQYRATHHIERRSISKDEILERCLYSLINEAFRILGEGMAASPEHIDVIYLHGYGWPRHMGGPMFYAASVGLPTVLEKLQKYYKQNPDIPQLEPSDYLRKLVAQGNPPLKEWQSLAGPHTSKL